The following are from one region of the Elusimicrobiota bacterium genome:
- a CDS encoding DUF1016 family protein produces the protein MSGRSRIALRPSAASSPIASGCGRGEESHEPRELREASGNDQGSHPFGSGAKKSILQTVSAKLSWSHNTALIDKIKNETIRDWYARQALENGWSLNVLLFHIAADLFGRQGKAVNNFSRTLPEEGSDLARAILKDPYDLEFLGLDGDADERVTEKGLIDRLQRFLLELGIGFAFVGRQVRLDVGGEDFFLDLLFYHCRLRCYVVLELKAGKFKPEHAGKMSFYLAAVDDKLRHPEDRPSIGIILCRSKSSVLVEYSLRATGKPIGVASYTLAKKLPQSLEGELPAPEDLEKALRAD, from the coding sequence CTGAGCGGGCGATCGCGCATAGCCTTGAGACCATCCGCCGCTTCTTCGCCGATCGCGAGCGGCTGCGGTCGCGGGGAGGAAAGTCATGAACCCCGCGAGCTACGCGAAGCTTCTGGAAACGATCAAGGCTCGCATCCATTCGGCTCGGGTGCGAAGAAGTCAATTTTGCAGACAGTGTCTGCAAAATTGAGCTGGTCCCACAATACGGCTCTCATCGACAAGATCAAGAACGAAACGATCAGGGACTGGTATGCCCGCCAAGCTCTCGAGAACGGTTGGAGCTTGAATGTGCTGCTGTTCCATATCGCCGCGGATCTATTTGGACGGCAAGGAAAGGCGGTCAACAATTTTTCCCGAACGCTGCCTGAGGAGGGGTCTGATCTGGCGCGGGCCATACTGAAGGATCCCTATGATCTGGAGTTCCTCGGACTCGACGGTGACGCGGACGAGCGCGTAACCGAGAAAGGTCTTATCGATCGTCTTCAGCGCTTCCTGCTCGAATTGGGCATCGGATTCGCTTTCGTGGGCCGGCAAGTGCGTCTGGACGTCGGCGGAGAAGACTTTTTCTTGGACCTGCTTTTTTACCACTGTCGCCTGCGCTGTTATGTCGTGTTAGAGCTGAAAGCCGGGAAATTCAAGCCTGAGCACGCGGGAAAGATGAGCTTCTATCTGGCGGCCGTCGATGATAAACTGCGCCACCCGGAAGACCGCCCGAGTATCGGGATCATTCTGTGCCGCTCGAAGAGCAGCGTCCTGGTCGAATATTCCCTGCGCGCGACGGGCAAGCCGATCGGAGTCGCGTCCTACACGCTGGC
- a CDS encoding ORF6N domain-containing protein, giving the protein MEITKIGMLIYVVRGQRVMMDRDLAALYGVKTGALNQAVSRNMERFPEHFMFQLTAKETENWISQIVISNSGLKMGQRKRPYAFTEQGVSSLSAVLRSKRAIRVYIEIIDAFVSMRRVLGNNKKLAQRMEKAEEQLSRHEGEINTLFEDIEALSNPSTGPKRSIGFSGA; this is encoded by the coding sequence TGCGCGGACAGCGGGTCATGATGGACCGCGATCTGGCGGCTCTGTACGGCGTTAAGACCGGAGCTTTGAACCAGGCCGTGAGCCGCAATATGGAGCGCTTTCCGGAACACTTCATGTTTCAGCTGACGGCTAAGGAGACGGAAAATTGGATATCACAAATTGTGATATCCAATTCGGGCCTTAAAATGGGCCAACGCAAGCGTCCGTATGCGTTCACCGAGCAAGGAGTCTCGTCGCTGTCAGCCGTGCTGAGGAGCAAACGCGCGATCCGAGTCTACATCGAGATCATAGACGCCTTCGTGAGCATGAGGCGCGTGCTCGGGAACAATAAGAAGCTCGCCCAACGCATGGAAAAGGCGGAGGAGCAGTTGAGCCGCCATGAGGGGGAGATCAACACGCTGTTCGAGGATATCGAGGCGCTCTCGAATCCGTCGACGGGGCCGAAGCGCAGCATCGGCTTCTCGGGGGCTTGA
- a CDS encoding Arc family DNA-binding protein: MRQKSTGNLVRTSASIPKDLYEKLAKRADAERRSISSEIVVLLEAALGKTNK; this comes from the coding sequence ATGCGTCAAAAATCGACCGGCAATCTCGTTCGGACTTCGGCCTCGATACCGAAGGATCTTTACGAGAAGCTCGCCAAGCGGGCGGACGCCGAACGCCGCTCGATCAGCAGCGAGATCGTCGTCCTGCTCGAAGCGGCCCTCGGCAAGACGAACAAGTAG
- a CDS encoding ORF6N domain-containing protein, with product MGKSYAAGTLESLMRPARGRRVLLDRDAAEYFQVRLSTLSATVERRRDRFPGDFLLAFRGCEAAGIERRYGVSRPRKFVRAFTEVGIEALAGSLKSERAIAHSLETIRRFFADRERLRSRGGKS from the coding sequence ATGGGGAAATCCTATGCGGCCGGAACGCTGGAGTCTTTGATGCGCCCCGCCCGGGGGCGCCGGGTGCTGCTGGATCGCGACGCGGCGGAATACTTCCAAGTCCGCTTGAGCACGCTCAGCGCGACCGTCGAGAGGCGGCGCGATCGGTTCCCGGGGGACTTCTTGCTCGCATTCCGGGGCTGCGAGGCCGCCGGCATCGAGCGGCGATACGGGGTGTCGAGACCCCGGAAGTTCGTCCGGGCGTTCACCGAAGTCGGGATCGAGGCGTTGGCGGGATCGTTGAAGTCTGAGCGGGCGATCGCGCATAGCCTTGAGACCATCCGCCGCTTCTTCGCCGATCGCGAGCGGCTGCGGTCGCGGGGAGGAAAGTCATGA